The Paenibacillus sp. FSL R7-0204 genome includes a region encoding these proteins:
- a CDS encoding anthranilate synthase component I family protein, with product MVVEILTAWQDWEQWAEADEAWSILPLILRKRQDNQGLPRSWKQAWEQASPYSVVLESGKGGRYTYLGLSPVSIIEGRGAVAQSYTPGAKASGHIESAVTEGQPLQVLQAWMREYTSPRLPLDDLPPFTGGCIGFLGYDVARSLEKLPSLARNNPEFPDYLFMRLEEVWIYDEQEQQLYCAVHISLPDTEPGNLDGLRSLYDAAVHRAERMLEQWSLLYAPAEPEEAAAARFAGLTRRVESEAEITGEWPGMSSDFSAAYFQQAVLKVQEYIRAGDVFQVNLSLRQQAQLKSTPENVYEWLRRLNPSPYMGLLRTPGFALSSASPELLVKLHGDKVSARPIAGTRRRGHTPAEDAAMEAELRGSEKEIAEHIMLVDLERSDIGRVAAYGTVSVPELLTVERYSHVMHLVSQVEGIIAPGRDAYDVIAALFPGGTITGAPKVRTMEIIEELEPVRRGPYTGSMGWIDYNGNMELNIIIRTLAVKDGIGYIQTGAGIVIDSDPYREYRECHNKAKAVVKAILCSEREQEERAALGAEGGSTI from the coding sequence ATGGTTGTGGAGATCTTAACGGCTTGGCAGGACTGGGAGCAGTGGGCAGAGGCAGATGAAGCCTGGAGCATCTTGCCCCTGATCCTGAGGAAACGGCAGGACAATCAGGGCTTACCCCGCAGCTGGAAGCAGGCCTGGGAACAGGCTTCCCCCTATTCGGTTGTCCTGGAGAGCGGCAAGGGCGGGCGCTACACCTATCTGGGCCTGAGCCCTGTCTCGATCATCGAAGGCCGGGGAGCTGTTGCACAGAGCTATACTCCCGGAGCCAAGGCTTCGGGGCATATAGAGTCTGCCGTAACGGAAGGCCAGCCGCTGCAAGTGCTGCAGGCATGGATGAGGGAATATACGTCTCCCCGCCTGCCGCTTGACGATCTGCCGCCGTTCACCGGCGGCTGTATCGGATTTCTTGGCTATGATGTGGCCCGTTCCCTGGAGAAGCTGCCGTCGCTTGCCAGGAACAACCCTGAGTTTCCGGATTATCTGTTCATGAGACTGGAAGAAGTGTGGATCTACGATGAGCAGGAGCAGCAGCTCTACTGTGCAGTTCATATCTCTCTGCCGGATACTGAACCCGGTAACCTGGACGGGCTAAGGAGTCTGTATGATGCTGCTGTGCACCGTGCGGAGCGCATGCTGGAGCAGTGGAGCCTTCTCTACGCACCGGCAGAGCCGGAAGAAGCCGCCGCTGCAAGGTTCGCCGGGCTTACCCGCAGGGTGGAGAGCGAGGCCGAGATCACCGGCGAATGGCCCGGCATGAGCTCGGATTTCTCTGCGGCATACTTTCAGCAGGCTGTGCTGAAGGTCCAGGAATACATCCGTGCCGGAGATGTCTTCCAAGTGAACCTCTCGCTGCGCCAGCAGGCGCAGCTCAAATCCACACCCGAGAACGTCTACGAATGGCTCCGTAGACTCAACCCGTCCCCGTACATGGGGCTGCTCCGCACGCCCGGCTTCGCGCTCTCCAGCGCATCGCCGGAGCTGCTCGTCAAGCTGCACGGGGACAAGGTCAGCGCCCGCCCCATTGCCGGCACCCGGCGGCGGGGCCATACTCCCGCGGAGGACGCCGCCATGGAGGCGGAGCTGCGCGGGAGCGAGAAGGAGATCGCCGAGCATATTATGCTTGTCGATCTGGAGCGCAGCGACATCGGCCGTGTCGCCGCCTACGGAACGGTCAGCGTGCCGGAGCTGCTGACCGTAGAGCGATACTCGCATGTCATGCATCTCGTCTCGCAGGTTGAGGGGATCATCGCACCCGGCAGGGATGCGTATGATGTCATTGCCGCCTTGTTCCCCGGCGGCACCATCACGGGCGCGCCTAAGGTGCGCACCATGGAGATCATCGAAGAGCTGGAGCCGGTCCGCCGGGGACCATATACTGGATCTATGGGCTGGATTGACTATAACGGCAATATGGAATTAAATATAATCATACGTACGCTCGCAGTGAAGGACGGAATCGGCTACATTCAGACAGGTGCGGGAATTGTGATCGATTCAGACCCTTACCGTGAGTACCGGGAATGCCACAACAAAGCCAAAGCGGTAGTAAAAGCCATTCTCTGCAGTGAACGCGAGCAGGAAGAGCGGGCTGCCCTCGGCGCCGAAGGAGGAAGCACAATATGA
- the cysK gene encoding cysteine synthase A: MAKVVNSVTDLIGGTPLVRLNRIVPEGSAEIFLKLEYQNPGSSVKDRIAISIVEEAEKEGLLKPGGTIVEATSGNTGIGLALVAAAKGYKAIIVMPETMSLERRNLLRAYGAELVLTPGSEGMNGAVKKAEQILSENPDYFLAEQFKNKANVKIHRETTGPEIVEAIESVGGPLDAFIAGVGTGGTISGAGEVLKSQYPGVKIYAVEPAASPILAGGKPGPHKIQGIGANFVPEILNQDIYDEIIHVENDEAFETARRVAKEEGVLSGISSGAAVFAALKVAKELGAGKKIVVIIPSNGERYLSTPLYNFEV, encoded by the coding sequence ATGGCTAAAGTCGTCAACAGTGTAACAGATTTGATCGGTGGCACACCGCTCGTCCGCCTGAACCGGATTGTTCCGGAAGGTTCGGCAGAGATCTTCCTGAAGCTGGAATACCAGAATCCAGGCTCCAGTGTGAAAGACCGTATTGCCATCAGCATTGTAGAAGAGGCTGAGAAAGAGGGCCTGCTGAAGCCGGGTGGCACGATTGTAGAAGCGACCAGCGGTAATACAGGAATCGGCTTGGCACTTGTGGCAGCTGCCAAAGGCTACAAGGCCATTATTGTTATGCCGGAAACAATGAGCCTTGAACGCCGTAACCTGCTGCGCGCCTACGGTGCTGAGCTGGTATTGACTCCGGGTTCGGAAGGAATGAACGGTGCGGTTAAGAAGGCTGAGCAGATTCTGAGCGAGAATCCGGATTATTTCCTTGCGGAGCAGTTCAAGAACAAGGCTAACGTGAAGATCCACCGCGAGACTACAGGACCGGAGATCGTTGAAGCGATCGAATCTGTAGGCGGCCCGCTGGATGCATTCATTGCCGGTGTCGGCACAGGCGGAACGATCAGCGGTGCGGGTGAAGTGCTGAAGAGTCAATATCCGGGCGTGAAGATCTATGCGGTAGAACCTGCAGCTTCACCGATTCTGGCTGGAGGCAAACCGGGCCCGCACAAGATTCAGGGTATCGGCGCTAACTTCGTGCCAGAAATTCTGAACCAGGATATCTATGATGAGATTATTCATGTTGAGAATGATGAAGCGTTCGAAACTGCCCGCCGCGTAGCCAAGGAAGAAGGCGTGCTGTCCGGTATTTCCTCCGGTGCGGCTGTATTTGCTGCACTGAAGGTAGCGAAGGAACTTGGCGCAGGCAAGAAGATTGTTGTCATCATCCCAAGCAACGGCGAACGTTACCTGAGCACTCCGCTTTATAACTTTGAAGTATAA
- a CDS encoding peptidylprolyl isomerase: MVTRQERALRNTVILLAVATVVLGGLLFWSLRAMALLKAEMAEGEASDVAAAGGQPVTEQEWIEELQKKHGEEVLLSMLNHIVVGKEAAALGITVTDEEIEQELLRGISGYSSEEQYYQQMESELGLSRQELREETAYRLTLQEIATAGITVSEAEIDDYLKQNSERFMPRKQMQLSIIQTSTYNEASTVMDRLERGEDFAELAREVSIDEESRQHGGSIGTVEEKDPFWPEELLETAAGLENGNIAGPLQVDGGYAVIRLEKLIDPVKPEQGELRRMIGQQLRLEQAAPLQQVERELRAKYDTAIYIDNSLQD, encoded by the coding sequence ATGGTGACAAGACAGGAGCGCGCGCTGCGCAATACCGTTATATTACTTGCCGTGGCAACCGTGGTGCTGGGAGGGCTATTATTCTGGAGCCTGCGTGCCATGGCATTGCTGAAGGCAGAGATGGCTGAAGGAGAAGCCTCGGATGTCGCTGCTGCCGGAGGTCAGCCGGTCACGGAACAGGAATGGATAGAGGAGCTTCAGAAGAAGCATGGGGAAGAAGTGCTGCTGAGCATGCTGAATCACATCGTGGTGGGCAAGGAAGCCGCAGCGTTGGGAATTACGGTCACTGATGAAGAGATTGAGCAGGAGCTGCTGCGAGGTATCTCCGGTTATAGCTCAGAAGAGCAGTATTATCAGCAGATGGAGTCCGAGCTTGGACTATCCCGCCAGGAGCTGCGTGAGGAGACGGCATACCGGTTGACGCTCCAGGAAATAGCTACGGCCGGGATTACGGTCAGTGAAGCGGAAATTGATGATTATCTGAAGCAAAATAGCGAGAGATTCATGCCCCGCAAGCAAATGCAGCTCTCTATCATTCAGACCTCCACCTATAACGAGGCCAGTACAGTGATGGACCGCCTGGAGCGAGGCGAGGATTTTGCAGAGTTGGCCCGGGAGGTCTCGATTGATGAGGAGAGCCGCCAGCACGGCGGCAGTATCGGAACGGTCGAGGAGAAGGACCCGTTCTGGCCTGAGGAGCTGCTGGAGACAGCAGCCGGGCTTGAGAATGGGAATATCGCAGGACCGCTGCAGGTTGACGGGGGGTATGCTGTGATCCGTCTGGAGAAGCTGATTGATCCTGTGAAGCCGGAGCAGGGGGAGCTGCGCCGGATGATTGGCCAGCAGCTGAGACTGGAGCAGGCAGCGCCCTTGCAGCAGGTAGAGCGTGAATTACGGGCCAAATATGATACAGCAATATATATTGACAACAGCCTGCAAGATTGA
- the hslO gene encoding Hsp33 family molecular chaperone HslO, with amino-acid sequence MDNKKDRLVRGTAMNGRVRAFAVRTTELVDELRRRHDTYPTATAALGRTVTAAAIMGAMLKGQEKLAIMVKGNGPLGQITAESNALGEVRGYVHNPHVHLPSNSMGKLDVAGAVGTEGFIDVSKDLGMKEPYRGSVPIVSGELGEDFTYYFALSEQTPAAVGLGVLVETDNSVRVAGGFIIQLLPGLTDEQITEVEQAVGAMPSVTSVLDQGLEPEEMLRLLLPDAVILDELEIRFVCQCSRERIEQTLVSLGEHELERMIEEDDTAEVICHYCNESYVFNKDELQVILDQAKS; translated from the coding sequence ATGGATAATAAGAAGGACCGGCTGGTCCGGGGGACGGCGATGAACGGAAGAGTCAGAGCGTTCGCTGTCCGTACCACAGAGCTTGTCGATGAATTGCGGCGCAGACATGATACGTATCCGACGGCTACGGCAGCGCTTGGACGTACGGTTACGGCCGCAGCTATAATGGGGGCCATGCTCAAGGGGCAGGAGAAACTCGCAATTATGGTCAAAGGAAACGGTCCACTCGGGCAGATTACGGCTGAATCCAATGCCCTGGGAGAAGTGCGCGGCTATGTACACAATCCGCATGTTCATCTGCCAAGCAACAGCATGGGCAAGCTGGATGTCGCAGGGGCGGTAGGAACGGAAGGCTTCATTGATGTCAGCAAGGATCTGGGGATGAAGGAGCCATACCGCGGCAGTGTGCCTATCGTTTCAGGAGAGCTGGGTGAGGATTTCACCTATTATTTTGCCCTCTCGGAGCAAACGCCTGCTGCTGTAGGACTTGGAGTGTTGGTGGAGACCGATAATTCAGTCAGAGTTGCCGGAGGTTTTATTATTCAGCTGCTGCCCGGCCTGACCGATGAGCAAATTACCGAGGTTGAGCAAGCGGTTGGCGCCATGCCTTCGGTTACGTCCGTGCTGGATCAGGGGCTTGAGCCTGAGGAAATGCTGCGGCTGCTGCTGCCGGATGCTGTGATCCTGGATGAGCTGGAGATCCGCTTTGTATGTCAATGTTCACGGGAACGTATTGAGCAGACTCTGGTCAGTCTGGGTGAGCACGAGCTGGAACGGATGATTGAAGAAGATGATACGGCAGAAGTCATCTGCCATTATTGCAATGAGAGCTATGTATTTAACAAGGATGAACTGCAGGTAATCCTCGATCAAGCGAAGTCTTAG
- a CDS encoding type III pantothenate kinase, protein MILVVDIGNTNIVLGVYRGSELLHHFRLSTARGSTVDEYGVMIHNLFSMSNLSFRDVEGVIISSVVPPLVQVIVEMCVKFIGKDPLLVGPGIKTGLNLRYENPREVGADRIVNAVAAIEQYKCPLVVVDFGTATTFDCIDAGANYLGGAIVPGLGISTEALYLRASKLPRIELEKPKKVIGRNTVHAMQAGIIFGYAGQVEGIVRRIKQEMNAPVLKVIATGGLASLIASETECIDEVNPMLTLEGLRIIYNRNK, encoded by the coding sequence ATGATACTTGTCGTCGATATCGGCAATACGAACATCGTGCTGGGCGTCTACCGGGGCAGTGAGCTGCTGCACCATTTCCGGCTGAGCACTGCCCGCGGGTCCACTGTCGATGAATATGGTGTGATGATTCATAATCTGTTCAGCATGTCCAATCTGTCGTTCAGGGATGTCGAGGGGGTCATCATCTCCTCGGTGGTTCCGCCGCTCGTGCAGGTCATCGTGGAGATGTGTGTGAAATTCATCGGCAAGGACCCGCTCCTTGTGGGACCCGGTATCAAAACCGGGCTTAATCTGCGTTATGAGAACCCGCGCGAAGTGGGGGCGGACCGGATTGTGAACGCGGTTGCGGCGATTGAGCAATATAAATGTCCGCTTGTCGTTGTTGATTTCGGTACGGCAACCACTTTCGACTGCATTGATGCCGGGGCCAACTATCTGGGCGGTGCTATCGTGCCGGGTCTGGGCATTTCCACGGAGGCCCTCTATCTCCGGGCATCCAAGCTGCCCCGGATCGAGCTGGAGAAGCCCAAGAAGGTAATTGGGCGCAATACCGTACATGCGATGCAGGCAGGGATAATTTTTGGCTATGCCGGTCAGGTTGAGGGTATCGTCAGACGCATTAAGCAGGAGATGAACGCTCCTGTTCTCAAGGTTATTGCTACCGGGGGGCTGGCCTCACTGATTGCCAGTGAGACAGAATGTATCGACGAGGTTAATCCGATGCTGACGCTTGAAGGATTACGCATTATTTACAACCGTAACAAATAA